In Halobaculum limi, one DNA window encodes the following:
- a CDS encoding isoaspartyl peptidase/L-asparaginase: MRVICHGGAGGVPDEPDPRQAVLDEAAETGAAAADVVDAVVDAVAVLEESPRFNAGYGGAVQSDGIVRTDAGMMTDDREAGAVASMPGVANAAAVARVVMEETPHVFVSGVHAVDLADDFGVDVERDLLTDDTREKYEDADPPGHDAGPKAHLDWLEERFAGHDTVGAVAHDPVTDAFAACTSTGGRTFALAGRVGDVPQIGSGFFCAPAGGASATGAGEDIAKATLTRRAVRHLENGMDAQAAADRAIREFGELTGSSAGVIVLDEAGAGSAFNSEGMQTSVATSE, from the coding sequence ATGCGAGTTATCTGCCACGGCGGCGCGGGCGGTGTCCCCGACGAACCAGACCCGAGACAGGCGGTCCTCGACGAGGCCGCCGAGACGGGCGCGGCCGCCGCGGACGTGGTCGACGCCGTCGTCGACGCCGTCGCGGTGTTGGAGGAGTCGCCGCGCTTCAACGCGGGCTACGGCGGCGCGGTCCAGTCGGACGGTATCGTCCGCACCGACGCGGGGATGATGACCGACGACCGCGAGGCGGGCGCGGTCGCGTCGATGCCCGGCGTCGCCAACGCCGCCGCGGTTGCGCGTGTGGTGATGGAGGAGACGCCCCACGTCTTCGTCTCGGGCGTCCACGCCGTCGACCTCGCGGACGACTTCGGGGTCGATGTGGAACGCGACCTCCTCACCGACGATACGCGTGAAAAGTACGAGGACGCCGACCCGCCGGGCCACGACGCCGGCCCGAAGGCGCACCTCGACTGGTTGGAAGAGCGGTTCGCCGGGCACGACACCGTCGGCGCGGTCGCCCACGACCCGGTGACGGACGCGTTCGCCGCCTGCACCTCCACCGGCGGGCGGACGTTCGCGCTCGCGGGCCGCGTCGGCGACGTGCCACAGATCGGATCGGGCTTCTTCTGTGCGCCCGCGGGCGGCGCCAGCGCCACCGGCGCCGGCGAGGACATCGCCAAGGCGACGCTCACGCGGCGGGCCGTCCGACACTTGGAGAACGGGATGGACGCGCAGGCGGCCGCCGACCGCGCAATCAGGGAGTTCGGCGAACTCACCGGCTCCTCTGCTGGCGTCATCGTGTTGGACGAGGCGGGCGCGGGGTCGGCGTTCAACTCCGAGGGGATGCAGACGAGCGTCGCCACCTCGGAGTAG
- the icd gene encoding isocitrate dehydrogenase (NADP(+)), giving the protein MSYDIAERPEEGEAITLVDEETGELSVPENPIIPIIHGDGIGTDVGPAAQKVLDAAAEATGRSIAWMRVFAGESAREKYDENLPEETVEAFREFRVGIKGPLTTPVGSGFRSLNVALRKTLDLYANVRPTYHLDGVPSPVKNPGEMDMITFRENTEDVYAGIEWEAGTDEVEQVREFVEDEMGFDSTIHDGPVGIGVKPISEFGSKRLIRQAINYAINNDRDSVTLVHKGNIMKFTEAAFRDWGYELVEEEYGENVITEDELWDEHDGEQPEGTVVVKDRIADNMLQQLLTRTSDYSVIATMNLNGDYMSDAAGAQIGGLGIAPGINFGEGKALAEPVHGSAPKYAGEDKVNPTAMILSGREMLDYLGWNDAADLVRDAVEAQISEGRVTYDLERQREGATKLATSEFADEIVERIHDLA; this is encoded by the coding sequence ATGAGCTACGACATCGCCGAACGCCCCGAGGAGGGCGAGGCCATCACCCTTGTTGACGAGGAGACGGGCGAACTCTCGGTCCCCGAGAACCCCATCATCCCGATCATCCACGGCGACGGTATCGGAACCGACGTCGGCCCCGCCGCACAGAAGGTACTCGACGCCGCCGCGGAGGCGACCGGCCGCTCTATCGCGTGGATGCGCGTGTTCGCCGGCGAGTCCGCCCGCGAGAAGTACGACGAGAACCTGCCCGAGGAGACCGTCGAGGCGTTCCGCGAGTTCCGCGTCGGCATCAAGGGCCCGCTGACGACGCCCGTCGGATCGGGCTTCCGTTCGCTCAACGTCGCGCTCCGCAAGACGCTCGACCTGTACGCGAACGTCCGCCCCACCTACCACCTCGACGGCGTCCCGTCGCCGGTCAAGAACCCCGGCGAGATGGACATGATCACGTTCCGTGAGAACACCGAGGACGTGTACGCCGGCATCGAGTGGGAGGCTGGCACCGACGAAGTCGAGCAGGTCCGCGAGTTCGTCGAAGACGAGATGGGCTTCGACTCGACCATCCACGACGGCCCCGTCGGTATCGGCGTCAAACCCATCTCCGAGTTCGGCTCCAAGCGCCTCATCCGCCAGGCGATCAACTACGCGATCAACAACGACCGCGACTCGGTCACCCTCGTCCACAAGGGGAACATCATGAAGTTCACCGAGGCGGCCTTCCGCGACTGGGGCTACGAACTGGTCGAGGAGGAGTACGGCGAGAACGTCATCACCGAGGACGAACTGTGGGACGAGCACGACGGCGAGCAGCCTGAAGGTACCGTCGTTGTCAAGGACCGTATCGCCGACAACATGCTCCAGCAGCTCCTGACGCGGACGAGCGATTACTCGGTCATCGCGACGATGAACCTCAACGGTGACTACATGTCCGACGCCGCCGGTGCGCAGATCGGTGGCCTCGGCATCGCGCCCGGCATCAACTTCGGCGAGGGCAAGGCGCTCGCAGAGCCAGTGCACGGCTCCGCGCCCAAGTACGCCGGTGAGGACAAGGTCAACCCGACCGCGATGATCCTCTCGGGCCGCGAGATGCTCGACTACCTGGGCTGGAACGACGCCGCGGACCTCGTTCGCGACGCCGTCGAAGCGCAGATCAGCGAGGGTCGCGTCACCTACGACCTCGAACGCCAGCGCGAGGGTGCGACGAAACTCGCCACCTCCGAGTTCGCCGACGAGATCGTCGAGCGCATCCACGACCTCGCGTAA
- a CDS encoding CDP-alcohol phosphatidyltransferase family protein, whose protein sequence is MSEAVRRRTGRTPRAVVAWAVAGLVALATGAAVLTAGVAPDTAGVWLLPAAVVVAWEWWFLTGNVDANHPTDAPDARRDGLGLANGVTLGRGLLYAGVAGFLLTGSLNGAWAWAPALLYGAGAALDAVDGAIARHVGSQTVLGERLDMGVDTLGFLVAPLVGVAWGRIPVWYLALSAARYLFKFGRWQRQRRGLAVYDLPDSRVRRPLAGLQMAFIAVALAPVLPVAIVEYLAAVVVTPSLLVFARDYLAVAGHVGGSDGGDEEDNGEDDEAVERVDAAGDD, encoded by the coding sequence ATGAGCGAGGCGGTGAGGAGGCGCACGGGTCGGACACCCCGCGCGGTGGTCGCGTGGGCCGTCGCTGGCCTCGTCGCACTCGCGACGGGCGCGGCGGTGTTGACGGCGGGCGTCGCTCCCGACACTGCCGGCGTGTGGCTGCTCCCGGCGGCCGTCGTCGTCGCGTGGGAGTGGTGGTTCCTCACGGGCAACGTCGACGCAAATCACCCGACAGACGCTCCCGACGCACGACGCGACGGCCTCGGCCTCGCGAACGGCGTGACGCTCGGCCGCGGCCTACTGTATGCAGGCGTCGCCGGATTCCTCCTGACAGGATCGCTCAACGGCGCGTGGGCGTGGGCACCGGCGCTGTTGTACGGCGCGGGCGCGGCGCTCGACGCCGTCGACGGGGCCATCGCCCGCCACGTCGGCTCGCAGACCGTCCTCGGCGAACGGCTGGATATGGGCGTCGACACGCTCGGCTTCCTCGTCGCGCCGCTCGTCGGCGTTGCGTGGGGGCGAATCCCGGTCTGGTATCTCGCGCTGTCGGCCGCACGCTACCTGTTCAAGTTCGGGCGCTGGCAACGCCAGCGCCGCGGCCTAGCGGTGTATGACCTCCCCGACAGTCGCGTGCGCCGCCCACTCGCCGGCCTCCAGATGGCGTTCATCGCCGTCGCTCTCGCGCCGGTGTTACCCGTCGCCATCGTCGAGTACCTCGCAGCGGTCGTCGTCACGCCCTCGTTGCTGGTGTTTGCTCGCGACTACCTCGCCGTCGCGGGCCACGTCGGCGGCAGTGACGGCGGCGACGAAGAGGACAACGGCGAGGACGACGAGGCAGTCGAGCGCGTAGACGCCGCTGGCGACGACTGA
- a CDS encoding NAD(P)/FAD-dependent oxidoreductase: MIAIIGGGIAGLAAARRLREGGREVAVYEAGPADALGGLARTYSTAGDDIEQFYHHLSKSEQTIVKLAEDLGLGDSIEWIVGKNAYYVDGVVHPLDTPWEILAYPHMSVYDKFRLGMLTLEIDVRGGVPSFDTYDDLADFEDVPIKQFLLDHTSRGVYDNFFEPLLDAKFGSRKDDVSAAWLLGRIKFRGERALLRGEILGYPQGGFAPLVDALVEDVGMEHIETNARVTGVEFGEDGAADTDAVSAITVEQDGETRTEAVDGVVVATMPNVLEDLTGYACDIDFQGAVCAVATLEESLTDTYWLNIGHDAPFGALIEHTNFVPPERYGGDHLLYIASYVQSEEEWLATASDDEVEDRWLDHVGEMFPQFDRDSVSQFRLARAPRAAPIYERGYRDMVVPYDLSEEVTEGVYYAGMASAAQYPERSLDGGVVAGYECADRILGN, encoded by the coding sequence ATGATCGCGATCATCGGCGGCGGCATCGCGGGTCTCGCCGCCGCCCGTCGCCTGCGCGAAGGCGGACGCGAGGTGGCGGTGTACGAGGCCGGTCCCGCGGACGCGCTGGGTGGACTCGCCCGCACCTACTCGACCGCGGGTGACGACATCGAACAGTTCTACCACCACCTCTCGAAGTCCGAGCAGACTATCGTCAAACTCGCCGAGGACTTGGGACTGGGCGACAGCATCGAGTGGATCGTCGGCAAGAACGCCTACTACGTCGACGGCGTTGTCCACCCGCTTGACACTCCCTGGGAGATTCTCGCGTACCCGCACATGAGCGTGTACGACAAGTTCCGCCTGGGGATGCTCACGCTCGAAATCGACGTGCGCGGCGGCGTCCCATCCTTCGACACCTACGACGACCTCGCGGACTTCGAGGACGTTCCGATCAAACAGTTCCTCCTCGATCACACCTCTCGCGGCGTCTACGACAACTTCTTCGAACCCCTCTTGGACGCGAAGTTCGGCTCTCGGAAAGACGACGTGAGCGCCGCGTGGCTCCTCGGCCGGATCAAGTTCCGCGGCGAACGCGCCCTCCTGCGCGGCGAGATACTGGGCTACCCACAGGGCGGATTCGCACCCCTCGTCGACGCTCTCGTCGAGGACGTGGGGATGGAGCACATCGAGACGAACGCCCGCGTCACCGGCGTCGAGTTCGGTGAGGACGGCGCAGCCGACACCGACGCAGTCTCCGCCATCACCGTCGAACAGGACGGCGAGACACGCACCGAGGCGGTGGACGGCGTCGTCGTCGCGACGATGCCGAACGTCCTCGAAGACCTCACCGGCTACGCCTGCGACATCGACTTCCAGGGCGCGGTGTGTGCGGTCGCGACGTTGGAGGAGTCGCTGACGGACACCTACTGGCTCAACATCGGCCACGACGCCCCGTTCGGCGCACTCATCGAGCACACCAACTTCGTGCCGCCGGAACGGTACGGCGGCGACCACCTCCTGTACATCGCCAGTTACGTCCAGTCGGAGGAGGAGTGGCTGGCGACCGCAAGCGACGACGAGGTCGAAGACCGCTGGCTCGACCACGTCGGCGAGATGTTCCCCCAGTTCGACCGCGACTCGGTGTCGCAGTTCCGCCTCGCTCGTGCGCCGCGGGCCGCCCCCATCTACGAACGCGGGTACCGCGACATGGTCGTCCCGTACGATCTGAGCGAGGAGGTGACAGAGGGAGTCTACTACGCGGGGATGGCCAGCGCCGCCCAGTACCCCGAACGCTCGCTTGACGGCGGCGTCGTCGCCGGCTACGAGTGTGCCGACCGCATCCTCGGGAACTGA
- a CDS encoding aldo/keto reductase codes for MNCLFVGAGAVAEQYAAGLADSSLSLAAVCDLDRDRAAAVADVVAGEDDGVAGATDADRPAVYADLDEMLAAEDAPLVVNLTSHAAHAPVTEMCLDAGRHVFSEKPLALEPEEAADLLSLARDRGLALGCAPIAPDCDAQRHAKTLLTDGRLGEVRLVYATAHVGRVTEWHDRPDSFLAVGPLYDGAVYPLSVLVDWFGPIERVRSADAVDAWPDREQRRPDAPAHVEATVAFAEGPVVSLRASLYADHRSREFYSVELHGDDGTLYLDDAGAMAANRDAVQVRGGDRESVSAPHPRPQRERTHLDGPETLARALERGDRPRDTAERAAHVVAVCAAIEAEATAPEGTGRDVAGPDDAAAGSLSLGHVPPTVRPPASGRAADSALRLPPVGFGCSRYRDGEYVDRIDSVGTALDAGYRLLDSAELYGNESRIGDLLDAPGSPDRESLFVLGKAWNTNHGHLREACVGSLAELGVDAFDCYALHWPDAWAYQGPLRRLAERPVDEQESLTFPTDDDGERATADRSLAATWRDLAGLCEEGLTRTIGICNVDLGPLQSLVAETGIEPALVQVERHPYLPQTDLIEWCHERGIRVVAHSPLSAPGLLDEQAVHAVAESAGVTPAEAVLAWDVADGVVPIPASNDPDHVVANLASARAELTDADRARLDGLADPEFER; via the coding sequence GTGAACTGTCTGTTCGTCGGCGCGGGCGCGGTGGCCGAGCAGTACGCCGCCGGCCTCGCGGACTCGTCGCTGTCGCTCGCGGCCGTCTGTGATCTGGATCGCGACCGCGCGGCCGCGGTCGCTGACGTAGTCGCCGGGGAAGACGACGGCGTTGCTGGCGCGACGGACGCCGACCGCCCGGCCGTCTACGCCGACCTCGACGAGATGCTCGCCGCCGAAGACGCCCCACTCGTCGTCAACCTCACCAGCCACGCCGCACACGCGCCCGTCACCGAGATGTGTCTCGACGCCGGGCGACACGTCTTCTCGGAGAAGCCGCTCGCACTCGAACCCGAGGAAGCCGCCGACCTCCTCTCACTCGCCCGCGATCGAGGCCTCGCGCTCGGGTGTGCACCCATCGCTCCCGACTGTGACGCCCAGCGCCACGCCAAGACCCTCCTCACGGACGGCCGCCTCGGGGAGGTTCGCCTCGTGTACGCGACCGCGCACGTCGGCCGCGTCACCGAGTGGCACGACCGACCCGACTCGTTCCTCGCGGTCGGCCCACTGTACGACGGCGCGGTGTACCCGCTGTCGGTCCTCGTCGACTGGTTCGGTCCCATCGAGCGCGTGCGCTCGGCGGACGCCGTCGACGCGTGGCCTGACCGCGAGCAGCGCCGCCCCGACGCGCCGGCACACGTCGAGGCGACCGTCGCGTTCGCCGAGGGACCGGTCGTCTCGCTGCGAGCGAGTCTGTACGCCGACCACCGCAGTCGGGAGTTCTACTCGGTCGAACTCCACGGCGACGACGGCACGCTCTATCTCGACGACGCGGGTGCGATGGCCGCCAACCGCGACGCCGTGCAGGTCCGCGGTGGCGACCGCGAGTCGGTGTCGGCACCGCACCCCCGCCCGCAACGCGAGCGAACCCATCTGGACGGACCCGAGACGCTCGCTCGTGCCCTCGAACGCGGCGACCGCCCGCGCGACACGGCCGAGCGTGCGGCCCACGTCGTCGCCGTCTGTGCGGCCATCGAGGCCGAGGCGACCGCTCCCGAGGGAACCGGACGCGACGTGGCCGGCCCCGACGACGCGGCCGCCGGGTCGCTGTCCCTGGGTCACGTTCCCCCGACCGTTCGACCACCAGCGTCGGGGCGAGCGGCCGACTCCGCGCTTCGGCTTCCGCCCGTCGGGTTCGGGTGTTCGCGCTACCGAGACGGCGAGTACGTCGACCGAATTGACTCCGTCGGGACGGCGCTCGACGCGGGGTACCGCCTGCTCGACTCGGCGGAACTGTACGGCAACGAGTCGCGTATCGGCGACCTCCTCGACGCACCGGGGTCGCCCGACCGCGAGTCGCTGTTCGTGCTCGGGAAGGCGTGGAACACGAACCACGGTCACCTGCGAGAGGCGTGTGTGGGGTCGCTCGCGGAGTTGGGCGTCGACGCGTTCGACTGCTACGCGCTCCACTGGCCCGACGCGTGGGCGTATCAGGGACCGCTCCGGCGCCTCGCGGAGCGCCCGGTCGACGAACAGGAGTCACTGACGTTCCCGACCGACGACGACGGCGAGCGTGCGACCGCCGATCGCTCGCTGGCGGCGACGTGGCGCGACCTCGCGGGACTCTGCGAGGAGGGGCTGACGCGCACCATCGGCATCTGCAACGTCGATCTCGGGCCGCTCCAGTCGCTGGTCGCCGAGACGGGCATCGAACCCGCGCTGGTCCAGGTGGAGCGCCACCCCTACCTCCCGCAGACCGACCTCATCGAGTGGTGCCACGAGCGTGGCATCCGCGTCGTCGCCCACTCGCCGCTGTCCGCGCCGGGACTGTTGGACGAGCAAGCGGTCCACGCGGTGGCGGAGTCGGCGGGCGTCACGCCCGCAGAGGCGGTGCTCGCGTGGGACGTCGCCGACGGCGTGGTTCCCATCCCCGCCAGCAACGACCCCGATCACGTCGTCGCGAACCTCGCGAGCGCACGGGCGGAACTGACCGACGCCGACCGTGCTCGCCTCGACGGCCTCGCGGACCCGGAGTTCGAGCGATGA
- a CDS encoding amino acid permease, whose product MSSEGGELERTLGFVEAMTLGGGTMIGAGIFILPGIAAETAGPASAISYAIAGFVALLAALSLSELATGMPIAGGSYHYVNRALGGLFGAVVGWGMWTGLMFASAFYMIGFGQYLVEPIPFLDGRTFIVGLGLLGLLLLLGVNYYGTEESSAFQNVTIGTETVIVLVFVAVGLFFIDPTNLEPFSPFGPAGIVATTGIVFISFLGFEIIATVAGEIKNPSRIIPLSMILSVVLVTILYVLVMLVSTGVIPFESLGDSPIPVSDVAVVYLGPAGVVAIVFAAIIAAISSSNSSILAASRVIYAMGRDGVVTDWFNVNHPRFYTPHRAIAATGGITALLILIGLEVETIIALLAEAASFSFLVAYSLVHVSLVVFRRADPDDYEPSFALPWPIYPVVPILGVILSLVVVSQMATVVVVIGSGIVAFGVAWYVAYTRGRVVSEGLLREAIRGKPAEPFRVVVPVANPMTQRGLLELAAASARANADRGTPELVAVNVTPVAHPSALLNVEADRADHQRELLESAHDIAARMDVSLRTRALVAPDVGEAILDVLDEEAADEVILGWDGTLSEDGDDVFGPVVDAVVRGADCDISLVDRRRETVGVPVALVAPGPNAAVVAHQAVEFAAVDGTVPTLLNVQPPRGDDDAGAEERGRAIIADAAEAAGLDPSEYDVEVVVDDDVGRAVVEATAAFDTVCVGLSGRADGSRIPFGTVTERVVRDARGNVALIRGA is encoded by the coding sequence ATGAGCAGCGAGGGGGGTGAACTCGAACGCACGCTCGGCTTCGTCGAGGCGATGACGCTCGGCGGGGGGACGATGATCGGTGCGGGCATCTTCATCCTCCCGGGCATCGCCGCCGAGACCGCCGGCCCCGCGAGCGCCATCTCCTACGCCATCGCCGGGTTCGTGGCGCTACTCGCGGCGCTGTCGCTGTCGGAACTGGCGACGGGAATGCCCATCGCCGGCGGGAGTTACCACTACGTCAATCGCGCGCTCGGGGGCTTGTTCGGCGCGGTCGTCGGCTGGGGGATGTGGACTGGGCTGATGTTCGCGAGCGCGTTCTACATGATTGGGTTCGGTCAGTACCTCGTCGAACCGATCCCGTTCCTCGACGGCCGGACGTTCATCGTCGGACTGGGACTCCTGGGCTTGCTCCTCCTCCTCGGGGTCAACTACTACGGGACCGAGGAGTCGAGCGCCTTCCAGAACGTGACCATCGGCACGGAGACGGTCATCGTCCTCGTGTTCGTCGCGGTCGGTCTCTTCTTCATCGACCCCACGAATCTCGAACCCTTCTCCCCGTTTGGCCCGGCCGGCATCGTCGCCACGACGGGCATCGTCTTCATCTCGTTTCTCGGCTTCGAGATCATCGCCACCGTCGCGGGCGAGATCAAAAATCCCAGTCGGATCATCCCGCTGTCGATGATCCTCTCGGTGGTGCTGGTGACAATCCTCTACGTCCTCGTGATGCTGGTCAGCACCGGCGTCATTCCGTTCGAGTCGCTCGGTGACTCGCCTATCCCCGTCTCGGACGTTGCCGTCGTCTACCTCGGCCCCGCGGGCGTGGTCGCCATCGTCTTCGCCGCCATCATCGCGGCCATCTCCAGTTCGAACTCCTCGATTCTCGCGGCCTCGCGGGTCATCTACGCGATGGGCAGAGACGGCGTCGTGACCGACTGGTTCAACGTGAACCACCCCCGGTTCTACACGCCCCACCGGGCCATCGCGGCCACCGGCGGCATCACGGCGCTGCTCATCCTGATCGGTTTGGAGGTGGAGACGATCATCGCACTGCTCGCGGAGGCGGCGAGTTTCAGTTTCCTCGTCGCGTACTCGCTCGTCCACGTCTCGCTCGTCGTCTTCCGCCGGGCGGACCCCGACGACTACGAGCCCTCGTTTGCGCTCCCGTGGCCCATCTACCCAGTCGTTCCGATTCTGGGAGTGATCCTGTCGCTCGTCGTCGTCTCACAGATGGCGACCGTCGTGGTCGTCATTGGGTCGGGCATCGTCGCCTTCGGCGTCGCCTGGTACGTGGCCTACACGCGGGGCCGGGTCGTGAGCGAGGGGCTCCTACGTGAGGCGATTCGCGGGAAACCGGCCGAGCCGTTCCGCGTCGTCGTCCCGGTGGCGAACCCGATGACACAGCGGGGCTTGCTCGAACTCGCGGCCGCGAGCGCACGCGCCAACGCAGACCGCGGGACGCCCGAACTCGTCGCGGTCAACGTCACGCCGGTCGCCCACCCCTCGGCGCTGTTGAACGTCGAGGCCGACCGCGCGGACCACCAGCGCGAACTCCTCGAGAGTGCTCACGACATCGCGGCGCGGATGGACGTCTCGCTCCGGACGCGGGCGCTGGTCGCCCCCGACGTCGGCGAGGCGATACTCGACGTGCTCGACGAAGAGGCGGCGGACGAGGTCATCCTCGGCTGGGACGGAACGCTCTCCGAGGACGGTGACGACGTCTTCGGCCCCGTCGTCGATGCGGTGGTCAGGGGAGCCGACTGTGATATCTCGCTGGTCGACCGGAGACGCGAAACCGTCGGCGTGCCGGTGGCACTCGTCGCCCCCGGGCCGAACGCGGCAGTCGTCGCCCACCAAGCAGTCGAGTTCGCGGCCGTCGACGGCACCGTTCCGACGTTGTTGAACGTCCAACCACCCCGCGGCGACGACGACGCTGGTGCCGAGGAACGGGGGCGTGCGATCATCGCCGACGCCGCCGAGGCGGCGGGACTCGACCCGAGCGAGTACGACGTAGAGGTGGTCGTCGACGACGACGTCGGGCGGGCAGTCGTCGAGGCGACCGCGGCGTTCGACACCGTCTGTGTCGGCCTCTCGGGACGCGCCGACGGGAGCCGAATCCCCTTCGGGACCGTCACCGAGCGTGTCGTGCGCGACGCGCGGGGCAACGTCGCGCTGATCAGAGGGGCGTGA
- a CDS encoding MBL fold metallo-hydrolase, giving the protein MATHSESLTAATATELPGGVWRVDGSASNTFLVRDGDDEDASVYLVDAGVPGDAGAIRATVSNAGYDLRDVDGVLLTHYDYDHVGALGRLTELDCPVYAHEPDASFLDGSETPSLWPPKALLQRVTGRFLDTPSLPVERVADGDSVGSFTAYHTPGHGPGHLAWVSEERGIAFVGDLVREDGGDLEASPWYISYSADEVRESVRSLDDRAPDFETVCVGHGDPIASGGREALAALARSL; this is encoded by the coding sequence ATGGCAACCCACTCCGAGTCCCTCACGGCTGCGACGGCGACGGAGCTTCCTGGTGGCGTGTGGCGCGTCGACGGGAGCGCGTCGAACACGTTCCTCGTGCGCGATGGGGACGACGAGGACGCGTCCGTCTACCTCGTCGACGCGGGCGTACCGGGTGACGCGGGCGCGATTCGGGCGACCGTCTCCAACGCCGGCTACGACCTGCGCGACGTCGACGGCGTGCTCCTCACCCACTACGACTACGACCACGTCGGCGCACTCGGTCGCCTCACGGAACTCGACTGCCCGGTGTACGCCCACGAACCCGACGCCTCGTTCCTCGACGGGAGCGAAACTCCCAGCCTGTGGCCTCCCAAAGCCCTGCTCCAGCGCGTCACCGGCCGATTCCTCGACACGCCGAGTCTGCCGGTCGAACGCGTCGCCGATGGCGATTCGGTCGGGAGTTTCACGGCGTATCACACTCCCGGGCACGGTCCGGGTCACCTCGCGTGGGTGAGCGAGGAGCGTGGAATCGCGTTCGTCGGCGACCTCGTTCGCGAGGACGGCGGCGACCTGGAGGCGTCGCCGTGGTACATCAGTTACAGCGCCGACGAGGTGCGCGAGAGCGTCCGCTCGCTCGACGACCGCGCCCCCGACTTCGAGACGGTCTGTGTCGGCCACGGCGACCCCATCGCGTCGGGCGGGCGTGAGGCGCTGGCGGCGCTGGCGCGGTCGCTGTAG
- a CDS encoding GNAT family N-acetyltransferase: MVRIREANGDDAAAVCRVHAASIRGLGPRGYDADQVEAWAGDYESADYDHLADDGLRYDTVAVDREADLDGDGKSNEDGDVVGFGTLIPYRRDYLVADPPAHPVGTIEAVYVHPEYAGEGVGSALLRDLEREARDHGLASLGMHASLNAVSFYGHHGYARTTEVRHEFGGDDCDVTGAVVEMWKRLDAN; this comes from the coding sequence GTGGTCCGTATCAGGGAGGCGAACGGCGACGACGCGGCCGCCGTCTGTCGGGTACACGCGGCGTCGATCCGCGGCCTCGGACCGCGCGGGTACGACGCCGACCAGGTCGAGGCGTGGGCGGGCGACTACGAGTCCGCAGACTACGACCACCTCGCGGATGACGGGCTTCGCTACGACACGGTCGCAGTCGACCGCGAGGCGGACCTGGACGGTGACGGGAAAAGTAACGAGGACGGCGACGTGGTCGGCTTCGGGACGCTGATCCCGTACCGTCGTGACTACCTCGTCGCCGACCCGCCCGCCCACCCGGTCGGCACGATCGAAGCGGTGTACGTCCACCCCGAGTACGCGGGCGAGGGCGTCGGATCGGCGCTCCTCCGTGACCTCGAACGCGAGGCACGCGACCACGGCCTCGCGTCGCTCGGGATGCACGCGTCACTGAACGCCGTCAGCTTCTACGGGCACCACGGCTACGCACGAACTACCGAGGTCAGACACGAGTTCGGTGGCGACGACTGCGACGTGACCGGGGCGGTCGTCGAAATGTGGAAACGACTCGACGCGAACTGA
- the yciH gene encoding stress response translation initiation inhibitor YciH, with protein sequence MGDSHEDPFAGIPDDLTADLDRAQQTLSVRVERRTYNKPVTVIEGFDPDATDLKALASELKRAVGAGGTVDDAAIEVQGDHADRVRDILAQQGFEVA encoded by the coding sequence GTGGGAGATAGCCACGAGGACCCCTTCGCCGGGATCCCGGACGACCTGACCGCCGACCTCGACCGCGCACAGCAGACACTCTCCGTTCGCGTCGAGCGACGCACGTACAACAAGCCCGTCACCGTCATCGAGGGGTTCGACCCCGACGCGACCGACCTCAAGGCGCTCGCTTCGGAGTTGAAGCGCGCCGTCGGTGCGGGCGGAACCGTCGACGACGCCGCCATCGAAGTGCAAGGTGACCACGCCGACCGCGTGCGCGACATCCTCGCACAACAGGGATTCGAAGTCGCGTAA